In Arcanobacterium wilhelmae, the following are encoded in one genomic region:
- a CDS encoding methionine/alanine import family NSS transporter small subunit encodes MGASAVALLVVSIGVIWGGLVAASVYLYTHPMSDED; translated from the coding sequence ATGGGCGCTTCTGCAGTTGCACTGCTCGTCGTGTCGATCGGCGTGATCTGGGGCGGCCTGGTTGCCGCGTCGGTGTACCTCTACACCCACCCGATGTCCGACGAGGACTAA
- a CDS encoding ABC transporter permease subunit — protein sequence MTAHTQGETHSPASAAGATLAPQRRNARSGDSSIPANIARFLLPAALLLVVLVIYPAVYSVFRSLFDDSGNFVGLANYATMFSASATQRAIQNNLIWVLAAPLITTVLGLIFAVLMDKIRWKTAFRLIIFMPMAISMLAAGIIFRSIFQQNPEIGTANATIVAVQSIFGDSSHYPGARPRDPEAISVADDGAMTTSTVRAGEPVLIPLVGVKPADQPKDAPPAAQPATDAGAITGTVWLDFARGGGGESGVIDANEIGLGGMEVSLVSADGQVAASTATADDGTFTITPPASGEYRITLPATNFAKGPTGFNWLGTSLITPVMIIAFVWIWAGFAMVMIGAGLSATDRSLQEAARVDGANEWQVFRHVTVPQLMPTVTVVLVTLTINVLKIFDLVYVIPPGQSKEAGTVVAVEMWKHFGNYSYGLGSALAVLLLLMVLPFMLWQVRNFRKGN from the coding sequence ATGACAGCCCACACCCAGGGCGAAACTCACTCACCGGCGTCGGCAGCTGGGGCGACGCTGGCGCCGCAACGGCGCAATGCGCGCAGCGGCGACTCCTCAATCCCGGCCAATATCGCGAGGTTCCTGCTCCCAGCAGCCCTCCTGCTGGTGGTGCTCGTGATCTATCCGGCCGTGTATTCGGTGTTCCGCTCGCTGTTTGACGATTCAGGAAACTTCGTTGGCCTGGCAAACTATGCCACGATGTTTTCGGCGTCGGCCACGCAGCGCGCGATCCAAAACAACCTGATTTGGGTGCTGGCCGCGCCGCTGATCACCACGGTTCTCGGCCTGATTTTCGCGGTGCTGATGGACAAGATCCGCTGGAAAACGGCATTCCGCCTGATCATTTTCATGCCGATGGCGATCTCGATGCTCGCGGCCGGCATTATTTTCCGTTCGATCTTCCAGCAGAACCCCGAGATTGGCACGGCGAACGCAACGATCGTCGCGGTGCAGTCGATTTTCGGGGATTCGTCGCACTATCCGGGCGCCCGCCCGCGCGATCCGGAGGCGATTTCCGTGGCCGACGACGGCGCGATGACCACCAGCACGGTGCGTGCCGGCGAGCCTGTGCTCATCCCACTTGTGGGCGTTAAGCCGGCAGACCAGCCGAAAGATGCCCCGCCCGCCGCCCAGCCCGCCACCGACGCCGGCGCGATCACCGGAACCGTGTGGCTGGATTTCGCCCGCGGAGGCGGCGGCGAATCCGGCGTGATTGATGCGAATGAAATCGGCTTGGGCGGCATGGAAGTGAGCCTTGTGTCCGCAGACGGCCAGGTTGCAGCCTCCACCGCCACCGCCGACGACGGCACGTTCACGATCACTCCGCCCGCAAGCGGCGAATACCGCATCACGCTGCCAGCAACGAATTTCGCGAAGGGGCCAACCGGCTTCAATTGGCTCGGAACGTCGCTGATCACGCCCGTGATGATCATCGCGTTCGTGTGGATTTGGGCCGGTTTTGCGATGGTGATGATCGGCGCGGGCCTGTCTGCCACCGACCGCTCGCTCCAGGAAGCTGCCCGTGTTGACGGCGCGAACGAGTGGCAAGTGTTCCGGCACGTCACGGTGCCGCAGCTCATGCCAACGGTCACGGTTGTGCTCGTGACCCTCACAATCAACGTTCTCAAAATCTTCGACCTTGTCTACGTGATCCCGCCCGGCCAATCCAAGGAAGCCGGCACCGTGGTGGCGGTGGAAATGTGGAAGCACTTCGGCAACTACTCTTACGGGCTCGGCTCGGCGCTCGCCGTGCTCCTGCTGCTCATGGTGTTGCCGTTCATGCTGTGGCAGGTGCGCAACTTCAGGAAGGGGAACTGA
- a CDS encoding diacylglycerol/lipid kinase family protein: MTWSMLVALIALGVAVFALLTAWKNQAALAAYKKRLSRGQHTPAARAAAENDGPPVVVYNPTKKADFDYLKQTLSRVAADASLPEPVWLATTAEDTGTGQTKQAIEMGASVVIAAGGDGTVTEVGAALAGSGVPMGLLPVGTGNLLARNLNLPLDSERDMAVIALTGRDRALDLGHMIVPEQDADAAELAAALKRDHTSAELAKPGDYPFLVIAGVGFDAEIMGGTSSQLKEQIGWLAYVRAAIPAAFAKRMHLTLRVGSGAADETAVVETDARSVMFLNCGEITGGLVLDPDAKPDDGWLELAVLDTRGGIFGWAALASKLGTGMRAPKNKSLSGQIGSMDMHRIREVSVETRTFQQIQADGDAYGYARSVCARIDPAVLRVRVGN, encoded by the coding sequence ATGACCTGGAGCATGTTAGTGGCGCTTATTGCGCTGGGAGTTGCAGTGTTCGCGCTTCTCACCGCGTGGAAAAATCAGGCCGCGCTGGCCGCATACAAGAAGCGGCTTTCGCGCGGGCAACACACGCCGGCGGCGCGCGCCGCCGCGGAGAACGACGGCCCTCCCGTCGTGGTCTATAACCCCACGAAAAAGGCGGATTTTGACTACCTGAAGCAGACTCTTTCGCGGGTCGCGGCGGATGCGTCGCTACCTGAGCCGGTGTGGCTCGCGACGACGGCGGAGGATACTGGCACGGGCCAGACGAAGCAGGCAATCGAGATGGGTGCCTCCGTGGTGATCGCTGCCGGCGGAGACGGTACGGTCACCGAAGTGGGTGCGGCTCTCGCGGGCAGTGGCGTGCCGATGGGGCTGCTTCCGGTTGGTACCGGAAATCTGCTGGCTCGTAACTTGAATCTTCCGCTCGATTCGGAGCGCGATATGGCTGTGATCGCATTGACGGGCCGCGATCGCGCACTCGATCTGGGGCATATGATCGTGCCGGAGCAGGATGCGGACGCAGCGGAGCTCGCGGCGGCGTTGAAGCGCGACCATACGAGTGCGGAGCTGGCCAAGCCGGGCGATTACCCGTTCCTCGTGATCGCGGGTGTGGGCTTCGATGCGGAGATTATGGGCGGTACGTCTTCCCAGCTCAAGGAGCAGATTGGCTGGTTGGCGTACGTGCGTGCGGCGATCCCTGCGGCGTTCGCGAAGCGCATGCACCTGACGTTGCGTGTGGGTTCTGGCGCGGCCGACGAGACCGCAGTGGTAGAAACCGATGCGCGTTCCGTGATGTTCCTGAACTGCGGCGAGATTACGGGCGGGCTTGTGCTCGATCCGGATGCGAAGCCCGACGACGGCTGGCTTGAACTCGCCGTCCTTGATACTCGCGGCGGTATTTTCGGCTGGGCTGCGCTGGCGAGCAAACTGGGCACGGGTATGCGTGCGCCGAAGAACAAGAGTTTGTCTGGGCAGATCGGCTCGATGGACATGCATCGCATTCGCGAAGTTTCCGTTGAGACGCGCACGTTCCAGCAGATCCAGGCCGACGGCGATGCTTACGGCTACGCTCGTAGCGTGTGTGCTCGGATCGACCCGGCTGTGTTGCGGGTTCGCGTAGGGAACTGA
- a CDS encoding carbohydrate ABC transporter permease, translating to MGNETYAPASGKHLAPPAQPTASPAQPTPTAPAQPAKKPSLGYRIQRALSHSVVNVILLLVGAMWLLPTVGLFFQSVRSPQDNAQTGWWNIFAKPAQFTWENYQSILGSQSMVQSLINTVLIVVPSTLLVVLLGAMAGYALAWIEFPGRTAVLVMIVALMAVPLQVAFIPLAQLFGAIGIFGTRLAVILFHTAFGLPFAIFLMRNYFRAISEETFEAARLDGASEWRIFFQIALPLGMPALASLTIFQFLWSWNDMLVALIFAGPNDKPITVALAEQLRLFSANIDLLAAGAFISMVIPLVVFFAGQKYFVSALLQGSTK from the coding sequence ATGGGGAACGAAACGTACGCACCGGCGTCGGGAAAGCACTTGGCGCCACCAGCCCAGCCCACGGCGTCGCCCGCGCAGCCGACGCCGACCGCGCCAGCCCAGCCCGCGAAAAAGCCGTCGCTCGGGTACCGGATCCAGCGGGCGCTATCGCACTCGGTGGTAAACGTGATTTTGCTGCTCGTGGGCGCGATGTGGCTACTGCCTACGGTTGGCCTGTTCTTCCAGTCCGTGCGCTCGCCGCAGGATAACGCGCAAACAGGCTGGTGGAACATTTTCGCCAAGCCTGCGCAGTTCACGTGGGAGAACTATCAGTCGATCCTTGGCTCGCAGTCGATGGTGCAGTCGCTGATCAACACGGTTCTGATCGTGGTGCCGTCCACTCTGCTCGTGGTGTTGCTCGGCGCGATGGCCGGATACGCGCTGGCGTGGATCGAGTTCCCGGGCCGCACGGCCGTGCTCGTGATGATCGTGGCGCTGATGGCGGTGCCGTTGCAGGTGGCGTTCATTCCGCTCGCGCAACTGTTCGGCGCGATCGGGATTTTCGGCACGCGCCTGGCGGTGATCTTGTTCCATACGGCGTTCGGGTTGCCGTTCGCGATCTTCCTGATGCGCAACTATTTCCGGGCGATTTCCGAGGAGACGTTCGAGGCGGCACGGCTCGACGGCGCCTCCGAGTGGCGTATTTTCTTCCAGATCGCGTTGCCGCTGGGTATGCCGGCGTTGGCGTCGCTGACGATCTTCCAGTTCCTGTGGTCCTGGAACGATATGCTCGTGGCGCTGATTTTTGCTGGTCCGAACGACAAGCCGATCACCGTGGCGCTCGCCGAGCAGTTGCGCCTATTCTCGGCGAATATTGATCTGCTCGCAGCAGGCGCATTCATCTCGATGGTGATCCCGCTTGTGGTCTTTTTCGCGGGCCAGAAGTACTTCGTTTCGGCTCTCCTGCAGGGCTCGACGAAGTAG
- the serS gene encoding serine--tRNA ligase: MIDIRILRENPEIVRESQRRRQASEEVVDAAIAADEARRSALASFEEARAEQKLVSKSVGKASPEERPAILAQAKELSAKVKELEAAANQADADFSAAMYAIPNLVEANVPEGGEDDYEVVKHVGEIRDFAAEGFEPKDHLDVAEGIDALDMERGTKVGGSRFYYLKGMGARLELALLTMAADQAQAAGFTMLTTPTLVKPEIMAGTGFLGAHSDEIYYLPADDLYLTGTSEVALAGYHKDEIIDLSGGPLRYIGWSSCYRREAGSYGRDTRGIIRVHQFNKVEMFSFIDPADAAQEHERFLGWEEEMLAKVELPYRVINTAAGDLGSSAAKKFDCEAWLPTQNRFMEVTSTSNCTTFQARRLNIRQKVEGKNAPVATLNGTLATTRWLVALFENHQQADGTFVIPKALRPYMGGREVIEPVGRA; this comes from the coding sequence ATGATCGACATTCGAATCCTGCGCGAAAATCCTGAAATCGTCCGCGAGTCCCAGCGTCGCCGCCAGGCGAGCGAAGAAGTTGTGGACGCGGCTATTGCGGCCGATGAGGCCCGCCGCTCTGCCCTCGCCTCGTTTGAGGAGGCACGCGCGGAGCAAAAGCTCGTCTCGAAGTCGGTGGGTAAGGCGTCGCCGGAGGAGCGCCCCGCGATCCTCGCCCAGGCGAAGGAGCTTTCCGCAAAGGTGAAGGAACTCGAGGCGGCGGCTAACCAGGCCGACGCCGATTTCTCCGCCGCAATGTACGCCATCCCGAACCTCGTTGAGGCGAACGTGCCCGAGGGTGGGGAAGACGATTATGAAGTGGTCAAGCACGTAGGCGAGATCCGCGATTTCGCGGCCGAAGGTTTTGAGCCGAAGGATCACCTGGACGTTGCCGAGGGTATCGATGCCCTCGATATGGAGCGCGGCACGAAGGTCGGCGGCTCGCGTTTCTACTACCTCAAGGGCATGGGTGCCCGCCTCGAGTTGGCGTTGCTGACCATGGCTGCCGATCAGGCACAGGCCGCCGGATTCACGATGCTCACCACCCCCACGCTGGTCAAGCCCGAGATCATGGCCGGCACCGGGTTCCTTGGTGCGCACTCTGACGAGATTTACTACCTGCCCGCAGATGATCTGTACCTCACGGGCACCTCGGAGGTGGCACTCGCTGGCTATCACAAGGACGAGATTATCGATCTGTCCGGCGGCCCGTTGCGCTACATCGGCTGGTCGTCGTGCTACCGCCGCGAGGCTGGCTCGTATGGGCGCGATACGCGCGGAATCATCCGCGTTCACCAGTTCAACAAGGTGGAGATGTTCTCGTTCATCGATCCGGCTGATGCGGCCCAGGAGCACGAGCGTTTCCTGGGTTGGGAAGAGGAGATGCTGGCGAAGGTGGAACTCCCGTACCGCGTGATCAACACGGCGGCGGGCGATCTGGGCTCCTCCGCTGCGAAGAAGTTCGACTGCGAGGCGTGGCTACCCACCCAGAATCGTTTCATGGAGGTCACCTCAACCTCGAACTGCACCACATTCCAGGCGCGCCGCCTGAACATCCGCCAGAAGGTGGAAGGCAAGAACGCGCCGGTGGCAACGCTCAACGGCACGCTTGCTACCACGCGTTGGCTTGTGGCCTTGTTTGAGAATCATCAGCAGGCTGATGGCACGTTCGTGATCCCGAAGGCGCTGCGCCCGTACATGGGCGGCCGCGAGGTGATCGAGCCGGTCGGGCGCGCTTAG
- a CDS encoding ABC transporter substrate-binding protein, translated as MKRATSLAALVATTALLAACGGTAPNTTSSSASGAPATEVKGDYPDLTGETISVASDWSGAEQENFQKVLDGFAKATGAKVTYTSLGNNVATALGTQIEGGKPPSVALIPQPGLLKQLAAKGSIKPLSAEVSDAVAKNYAQTWADLSTVDGKNYGVWFKAANKSTIWYNTKLYEEAGATAPATWEDFTKTLKTLSDSGYAGISIGADVGWPLTDWFENVYLRTAGPEKYDQLTEHKIPWTDPSVKEALDVLSKLWGDSALIQPGGAQRTFPDSVTAVFGEKPAAATVYEGDFVAGNITSQTKSKVGTDAKLYPWPSINGSKPSVMGAGNVAVAFDENKGTQALMKYLASPEAANTWIALGGFTSPNKNADMNLYPDEISRQIADELVNAEVFKFDMSDLVPSAFGGTEGQGMWQIFIDFYQKPADVEGTMAALEKAATEAYK; from the coding sequence ATGAAACGAGCAACATCGCTCGCCGCCCTCGTGGCGACAACTGCACTTCTCGCCGCATGTGGCGGAACCGCTCCGAACACCACGTCGTCAAGCGCGAGTGGAGCACCGGCAACCGAGGTGAAGGGTGACTACCCGGATCTGACGGGTGAAACGATTTCGGTGGCGTCGGATTGGTCGGGCGCGGAGCAGGAGAACTTCCAGAAAGTTCTCGACGGCTTCGCGAAGGCCACGGGCGCGAAGGTCACCTACACGTCGCTAGGCAACAACGTTGCCACGGCGCTCGGCACACAGATCGAGGGCGGGAAGCCGCCGAGCGTGGCGCTAATTCCGCAGCCGGGCCTGCTCAAGCAGCTCGCGGCGAAGGGCTCGATCAAGCCTCTGTCCGCGGAGGTTAGCGACGCCGTCGCAAAGAATTACGCCCAGACTTGGGCGGATCTGTCCACGGTGGACGGCAAGAACTACGGCGTGTGGTTCAAGGCCGCGAACAAGTCCACGATCTGGTACAACACGAAGCTTTACGAGGAGGCCGGCGCTACCGCGCCCGCCACCTGGGAAGACTTCACAAAGACGCTCAAGACCCTCTCCGATTCGGGCTACGCCGGCATTTCGATCGGCGCCGACGTCGGCTGGCCGCTAACGGACTGGTTCGAGAACGTCTACCTGCGCACCGCTGGCCCTGAGAAGTACGACCAGCTCACCGAGCATAAGATCCCGTGGACGGACCCGTCGGTGAAGGAGGCACTGGATGTGCTCTCGAAGCTGTGGGGCGATTCGGCGCTCATCCAGCCCGGTGGTGCTCAGCGCACGTTCCCGGATTCGGTGACGGCGGTGTTCGGTGAGAAGCCGGCAGCTGCCACCGTGTACGAGGGCGATTTCGTGGCGGGCAACATTACCTCACAGACGAAGTCGAAGGTGGGCACGGACGCGAAGCTGTACCCGTGGCCGTCGATCAACGGCTCGAAGCCGTCGGTGATGGGCGCTGGCAACGTGGCCGTGGCATTCGACGAGAACAAGGGCACGCAGGCACTCATGAAGTACCTCGCATCGCCGGAGGCCGCGAACACGTGGATCGCGCTGGGCGGCTTCACTTCGCCGAACAAGAATGCTGATATGAACCTGTACCCGGATGAGATCTCCCGTCAGATCGCCGACGAGCTGGTGAACGCGGAAGTGTTCAAGTTCGACATGTCCGATCTGGTTCCGTCCGCGTTTGGCGGTACTGAGGGCCAGGGCATGTGGCAGATCTTCATCGATTTCTACCAGAAGCCGGCTGATGTTGAGGGCACGATGGCTGCTCTTGAGAAGGCAGCCACGGAAGCATACAAGTAA
- a CDS encoding HAD-IA family hydrolase — protein sequence MRKILFDLWGLFMQVQSEEQKVALEEYVEIEKYGVTPEQFRAKYRELREPLDANKWGFPEYLEVMGTDLGMAFPDIDGFTRADYETWNRPDPEMVAWLDELTERGLEVGLLSNVPMATLNMLWEDQPWLLKFRPRIFSAVIGAAKPRKEAFAIAAELLGEEPSNVLFFDDTVENVEAARAAGFNAHHFVGIEDAKPVLEAFLADGSLPEGDAGAN from the coding sequence ATGCGAAAGATTTTGTTTGACCTGTGGGGCCTGTTCATGCAGGTGCAGTCGGAGGAGCAGAAGGTTGCCCTCGAGGAGTACGTGGAGATCGAGAAGTACGGGGTTACGCCGGAGCAGTTCCGCGCGAAGTACCGCGAGCTTCGCGAGCCGCTCGACGCGAACAAGTGGGGTTTCCCCGAGTATCTCGAGGTGATGGGCACGGATCTGGGGATGGCGTTCCCGGATATTGATGGCTTTACGCGCGCCGATTACGAGACGTGGAACCGCCCGGATCCGGAAATGGTTGCGTGGCTGGATGAGCTCACGGAGCGCGGGCTGGAGGTTGGCCTGCTGTCGAACGTGCCGATGGCAACGCTGAACATGCTGTGGGAGGATCAGCCGTGGCTGCTGAAGTTCCGTCCGCGCATTTTCTCCGCGGTGATCGGTGCGGCCAAGCCGCGCAAGGAGGCGTTCGCGATCGCGGCCGAGCTGCTGGGCGAGGAGCCGAGCAACGTGCTCTTCTTCGACGACACTGTGGAGAACGTCGAGGCGGCCCGCGCGGCCGGCTTCAACGCGCACCACTTCGTGGGTATCGAGGACGCAAAGCCAGTGCTCGAGGCGTTCCTTGCAGACGGCTCGTTGCCTGAAGGCGACGCCGGTGCGAACTGA
- a CDS encoding Fic family protein: MNEDPFREYLRDEPGKRRKGYAWQTAIGLQAVDGLTTSEYLRETAVRSVEGEITFDEAAALLHSYYEENPSSEAGDRTEEADKVSVRIAALLAEGAFSFTPNEYVSIHRKLFAGIYPDAGSFRDYNIAKKEWVLGGATVLYGSASELAATLEYDLSEEKKFSYTGMTINEVIAHLAQFISSLWQIHVFSEGNTRTTAVFVIKYLRTLGFDVTNDIFAHHAWYFRNALVRANYNDLKNGVYATTKFVELFLENLLLGGEHPLRNRELHIGYGEEPSD, translated from the coding sequence ATGAACGAAGATCCGTTTCGCGAGTATTTACGCGATGAGCCTGGCAAGCGACGCAAAGGCTACGCGTGGCAGACGGCGATTGGCTTGCAAGCCGTTGATGGGCTCACGACGTCCGAATATTTGAGGGAAACGGCCGTGCGTAGCGTTGAGGGTGAGATTACTTTCGACGAAGCCGCCGCCTTGCTCCACAGCTACTACGAGGAAAATCCTTCTAGCGAGGCTGGAGATCGCACTGAAGAAGCCGACAAAGTATCAGTGAGGATCGCCGCGCTCTTGGCCGAGGGGGCTTTTAGCTTCACCCCGAACGAGTATGTTTCCATTCACCGCAAGCTATTTGCAGGGATTTATCCGGATGCTGGGAGCTTTCGGGATTACAACATCGCGAAAAAAGAGTGGGTTCTCGGTGGTGCAACAGTGCTGTATGGTAGCGCTTCAGAGCTAGCGGCCACGTTGGAGTACGACCTTTCAGAAGAGAAAAAATTCTCTTACACAGGGATGACGATCAACGAAGTGATCGCGCATCTTGCCCAGTTTATCTCGAGTTTGTGGCAGATCCACGTGTTCAGTGAGGGGAATACGCGGACCACCGCGGTTTTCGTCATCAAGTATTTGCGCACCCTCGGGTTCGACGTGACGAACGATATTTTTGCTCACCACGCATGGTATTTCCGCAACGCTTTGGTGCGGGCAAATTACAACGATCTAAAAAACGGCGTGTATGCCACCACTAAGTTTGTGGAGCTATTTCTTGAAAATCTGCTGCTCGGAGGGGAGCATCCGCTGCGGAACCGAGAGTTGCATATCGGTTACGGGGAAGAGCCGTCAGATTAA
- a CDS encoding DUF1684 domain-containing protein, producing MTEMNVEETLRDPRAEKWQNWHDKRNEELAEEFGWLTLISYEWIDWVPTPIRDFPGMYQVMSDESGDFLRAMLTEKDSVFRDGEPVVGEVDFRLENEESDMSLHTTLWRAEVIRRSNRYAIRVRRSDSPVRTRFEGVPSWTYTAREVYPATITLLDEPVRGERATARKDVHSPYEVTADLAVEVDGEVRHFQLEGSPEGGFHFTFHDPTNGEESADWRFVPVESPWIAGKKPLSERTAEVEVDFNYSMNFPAAFTPWGTCPMPLPGNEWPLPVRAGELRVEQMTWRRMQDRAKREKA from the coding sequence ATGACTGAGATGAATGTGGAGGAAACGCTTCGCGATCCTCGAGCCGAAAAATGGCAGAACTGGCACGATAAGCGCAATGAGGAGCTTGCCGAGGAGTTCGGGTGGCTCACGCTGATTTCTTACGAGTGGATTGATTGGGTTCCCACGCCGATCCGCGATTTCCCGGGCATGTACCAGGTGATGTCGGATGAGAGCGGCGATTTCCTGCGTGCAATGCTCACCGAGAAGGATTCAGTTTTCCGCGACGGCGAACCGGTGGTTGGCGAGGTCGATTTCCGTCTCGAGAACGAGGAGTCGGACATGAGCCTGCACACCACGTTGTGGCGTGCCGAGGTGATTCGCCGCTCGAACCGTTACGCGATCCGCGTGCGCCGCTCGGATTCGCCGGTGCGGACCCGTTTCGAGGGCGTTCCCAGCTGGACGTACACGGCCCGCGAGGTTTACCCGGCCACGATCACGCTGCTGGACGAGCCGGTGCGCGGCGAGCGCGCAACCGCCCGCAAGGATGTGCATAGCCCGTACGAGGTGACTGCTGATCTCGCGGTGGAGGTCGACGGCGAGGTTCGGCATTTCCAGTTGGAGGGCTCGCCGGAGGGCGGGTTCCACTTCACGTTCCATGATCCGACGAACGGTGAGGAGAGCGCGGATTGGCGTTTCGTGCCGGTGGAATCCCCGTGGATCGCAGGCAAGAAGCCGCTTTCGGAGCGCACAGCCGAGGTTGAGGTGGATTTCAACTATTCGATGAACTTCCCGGCAGCATTCACGCCGTGGGGTACCTGCCCGATGCCACTGCCGGGCAACGAGTGGCCACTGCCGGTGCGCGCGGGTGAGTTGCGCGTCGAGCAGATGACGTGGCGCCGAATGCAGGATCGCGCGAAGCGCGAAAAGGCGTGA
- a CDS encoding amidase domain-containing protein, giving the protein MIRKLMAVGVLALISGSSLSMSPILTESQVPSRGKSLISVIGVKDEYLKDRIGLEMVRNKGSVVFEKNKFDVASEFRYVEPEKALQRFSQENSAVLSHLQKRLELPELGIHNADVYEQALIPFVTADSFRGSRVEAWESRDASTVLEFVGALEESYAPSTFKSILKQMDRKRVGQPGVREAIHNFSSTAPALAAENSYFVRRVLAQSDPYGIIHRIDGGSAGGYSITKAISYAERHATNPNPTYRYFAGNDCANFVSQIMKAGGFTENDQWRSGNGRPTRSWSVANDFANRFGITRTWSNAADFTKYAAKGWPVGFKSGTTVKHVGFVVAKGGRYYHQGRSITDLKIAQHSGNYVGWLKNAKQNHARNWLNVEKWVTP; this is encoded by the coding sequence ATGATACGCAAACTAATGGCCGTAGGAGTGCTGGCGTTGATTAGTGGAAGTAGCTTATCGATGTCTCCGATCCTTACTGAGTCACAGGTACCTTCAAGGGGAAAGTCACTGATTAGTGTGATTGGTGTTAAAGATGAATATTTGAAAGATCGAATTGGATTGGAAATGGTGCGGAATAAAGGTTCCGTGGTTTTTGAGAAAAATAAATTCGATGTAGCTAGCGAGTTTCGTTACGTCGAGCCAGAGAAGGCTCTTCAACGGTTCTCTCAGGAGAACTCGGCAGTTCTATCACATTTGCAGAAGCGCTTAGAGTTACCTGAATTGGGGATACATAATGCCGACGTTTATGAACAGGCCTTGATTCCTTTCGTTACTGCGGATTCCTTTCGTGGCTCCCGTGTTGAGGCGTGGGAGTCGCGTGATGCTTCGACAGTGCTGGAGTTTGTCGGAGCATTGGAAGAGAGTTATGCGCCTTCGACATTTAAAAGTATTCTGAAACAGATGGACCGCAAACGCGTGGGACAGCCTGGCGTTCGTGAAGCGATTCATAATTTCTCCAGTACTGCACCGGCGTTGGCTGCTGAAAATTCGTATTTTGTGAGGCGAGTCCTTGCACAATCTGACCCTTATGGAATTATTCACCGTATTGATGGCGGTAGCGCAGGAGGTTATTCGATCACAAAGGCGATTAGCTACGCGGAAAGGCATGCGACAAACCCCAACCCAACATATCGTTATTTTGCTGGTAATGACTGTGCGAACTTTGTTTCGCAAATCATGAAAGCAGGGGGTTTTACTGAGAATGATCAATGGCGTTCCGGAAATGGTCGCCCCACTCGTTCTTGGTCTGTCGCAAACGATTTTGCCAATCGGTTTGGCATTACAAGGACTTGGAGCAACGCGGCGGATTTTACCAAATACGCAGCCAAGGGGTGGCCGGTTGGTTTCAAATCTGGAACCACAGTAAAGCATGTCGGGTTTGTTGTCGCGAAAGGTGGTCGGTATTACCATCAAGGGAGGTCGATCACTGATTTGAAAATTGCTCAACACTCGGGAAATTATGTGGGATGGCTGAAGAATGCAAAGCAAAATCACGCTCGAAATTGGTTGAATGTGGAGAAATGGGTAACGCCATGA
- a CDS encoding HAD family hydrolase produces MGGRREPVGPLPTTPWREALEAAGLPKAGPPLMVALDIDGTIIHHDTTLSPRVAQAIRAHLDAGTHIMVATGRSIGAADIVMEPLGMDRGFAVLSNGSVVTAVGDDAGALGGLDVSGLEPVPAQYRLASTPMHFWRTHTFDASKEMRLISQNVPGAIIALETVGGPIRLTEEFPDGELAGVTQVTSIEDLLANPITSRLTVRVPQMSAGELLDRVEKLGISGVEYAVGWSAWMDITPAGVSKASGLEDVRKALGIPRAHTLTMGDSGNDCEMLEWGGLGVAMGNSSDYVRSHANTVGESVDDDGVALVLEQLL; encoded by the coding sequence GTGGGCGGCCGCCGGGAACCGGTGGGGCCGCTCCCCACCACGCCGTGGCGCGAGGCGCTGGAGGCGGCGGGGCTGCCGAAGGCAGGCCCGCCGCTGATGGTTGCGCTCGATATTGATGGCACGATCATCCACCACGACACCACGCTCTCACCGCGCGTTGCTCAGGCGATCCGCGCGCATCTGGACGCCGGCACCCACATTATGGTGGCCACCGGCCGTTCGATTGGTGCTGCAGACATCGTGATGGAGCCGCTCGGCATGGACCGCGGGTTTGCGGTGCTTTCCAACGGTTCTGTGGTGACGGCGGTGGGCGACGACGCCGGTGCACTGGGCGGGCTGGACGTCTCGGGCCTCGAGCCGGTTCCGGCGCAGTACCGCCTGGCGAGCACGCCGATGCATTTTTGGCGCACTCACACGTTTGATGCGTCGAAGGAGATGCGTCTGATTTCCCAGAACGTGCCGGGCGCGATCATCGCGTTAGAAACTGTGGGCGGCCCGATCCGCCTCACGGAAGAGTTCCCCGACGGCGAGCTTGCGGGGGTCACGCAGGTTACGTCAATCGAGGATCTGCTTGCGAATCCGATCACGAGCCGGCTCACGGTGCGCGTTCCGCAGATGAGCGCGGGCGAGTTGCTCGATCGCGTTGAAAAGCTGGGGATTTCCGGCGTTGAGTATGCGGTGGGCTGGTCGGCGTGGATGGACATTACGCCTGCGGGGGTCTCGAAGGCCTCCGGCTTGGAGGACGTACGCAAGGCGCTTGGCATTCCGCGTGCTCACACGCTCACGATGGGCGATTCGGGCAACGACTGCGAGATGCTCGAGTGGGGTGGCCTCGGCGTCGCGATGGGGAATTCCTCGGATTACGTGCGTTCGCATGCGAACACTGTGGGCGAGTCGGTTGACGACGACGGCGTCGCTCTGGTTCTCGAGCAGCTCCTGTAG